The Pocillopora verrucosa isolate sample1 chromosome 2, ASM3666991v2, whole genome shotgun sequence genome has a segment encoding these proteins:
- the LOC136279222 gene encoding uncharacterized protein, which yields MAAAIEAMFHQVYVEPKDRDAFLWWPTGDLNEEPREYCMVKHLFGATLSPACANFSLMKTASIYQSEFDPVTAQTVKKNMYVDDLMKSVSSPEIAMRLSSQLRELPAKGGFRLTKWLSNDREVLAEIPQSERASSVVNQEIEDLPTTCTLGLKWNVETDKFVWEVSAKVQQLLEEKPMTRCGVLPAVSSLFDPLGFISPFIMKAKLLLQELCRKKVGWDGVINEQERVQWLQAFQIERCFKPKDFGETKNVQLHIFSDGSCVGYGAAAYLCFVDVFDRIHCSFVLEKARLAPMHEITIPSSEDIVGKLNILELQKAEEETVQQVQKATFPKVFEALSNTSPGANKRLMKETLKREDASIFQLNPNLRNGLLAVGGRLESAPIDEALKYPCILPNDHHAPTGEQFMAKLPDNRITPHKPPFTYVGVDLYGPIEVKQRRSRVKRYGCIFTCLSVRAIHIEVANALNTNSMINALRRFICLRGCPEVIRSDCGTNLTKADKELKEAIKEWNQQRIDGFCAQRGIQ from the exons ATGGCAGCCGCCATTGAGGCTATGTTCCATCAAGTTTACGTTGAGCCTAAAGACCGTGATGCATTCCTATGGTGGCCCACTGGTGACCTGAACGAGGAACCACGAGAGTACTGTATGGTGAAACATCTATTTGGAGCGACCTTGTCTCCAGCTTGTGCAAACTTTTCCCTAATGAAAACAGCATCGATTTATCAATCAGAATTCGACCCTGTGACAGCCCAAACCgtgaagaaaaacatgtatgTCGACGATTTGATGAAGTCTGTAAGTTCACCAGAGATTGCAATGAGGCTGTCTTCACAACTTAGAGAATTGCCGGCGAAAGGTGGCTTCAGGTTAACAAAGTGGTTAAGTAATGACCGGGAGGTGTTGGCTGAAATACCACAATCTGAAAGAGCAAGTTCAGTGGTCAACCAGGAAATAGAAGATTTGCCTACCACATGCACGCTTGGTTTAAAGTGGAATGTGGAGACTGACAAATTCGTCTGGGAGGTGTCAGCCAAAGTTCAGCAATTACTGGAAGAGAAACCAATGACCAGATGTGGAGTGCTGCCAGCTGTTAGTTCATTATTTGATCCACTTGGTTTCATCTCCCCCTTCATAATGAAGGCCAAGCTATTACTACAAGAACTTTGTCGGAAGAAGGTGGGATGGGACGGTGTCATTAATGAACAAGAAAGGGTTCAGTGGTTACAGGCATTTCAAATTGAACGATGTTTTAAGCCAAAGGACTTTGGCGAAACAAAGAATGTCCAGCTGCACATTTTCTCTGATGGATCTTGTGTAGGGTATGGAGCAGCAGCCTACCTATGCTTTGTTGATGTCTTTGACAGAATCCATTGTAGCTTTGTTTTGGAAAAGGCACGACTGGCCCCCATGCATGAGATCACTATTCCAAG TTCAGAAGACATAGTTGGAAAACTAAACATACTTGAGCTGCAGAAGGCTGAAGAGGAAACTGTTCAACAGGTCCAGAAAGCGACCTTTCCAAAGGTGTTTGAGGCACTCAGTAACACCTCGCCTGGCGCAAACAAACGGTTGATGAAGGAGACACTAAAGAGAGAGGACGCCTCGATATTCCAATTGAATCCTAATTTAAGAAATGGGCTGCTGGCAGTTGGTGGAAGACTAGAAAGTGCTCCTATAGATGAAGCTTTGAAGTATCCTTGCATTCTACCCAATGATCACCAT GCACCCACTGGAGAGCAGTTCATGGCAAAGTTGCCCGACAATAGGATTACCCCACATAAACCTCCATTCACATATGTCGGGGTGGATCTTTATGGCCCCATAGAAGTGAAGCAGAGAAGAAGTAGAGTCAAGAGATATGGATGTATTTTCACGTGCTTGTCAGTCCGGGCCATACACATTGAAGTTGCAAATGCCTTGAATACAAATTCTATGATCAATGCATTGAGGAGATTCATTTGCCTGAGAGGATGCCCCGAGGTGATCAGGAGCGACTGTGGAACGAACTTAACTAAAGCAGACAAGGAGTTGAAAGAAGCGATCAAAGAATGGAATCAGCAAAGGATCGATGGATTCTGTGCTCAAAGAGGAATTCAGTGA